The Populus trichocarpa isolate Nisqually-1 chromosome 18, P.trichocarpa_v4.1, whole genome shotgun sequence genomic interval TTAAAACCAACGCCATCATTTATCCTAATAATCCCTAGGCcgaaatatatattcaaaggaAGGAACATAgttccttgttttttcttcaattttttatatcaatttatcaTAATTAAGTATTAACATAACCTTCCACATCATGTATACAAGacaatttgaagaaattatccCCTCCTCCTTTGgtgaccaccaccaccaccaaacgtgaaaaaaaaaaactaagaaataaaagaagaatgaCCAAGTTGAAgttcttattattattgaaaaaacaaaaatcataaaattgacttgaaggataaaattaaaagtataaaaaagaagagaaaagaaacaaaataagaaatgaaaagtagaagaaccgaactgaaaaatattatatacaaattagaattgaaggatcaaattgacaaataataaaactttaacgAAAGGAAAatgacataaataaacaattaaaactaaaaggattgaTAGaagaaccgaaccgaaaaatattatatacaaattagaattaaagcatcaaattgacaaataataaaactttaacgAAAGGGAAatgacataaataaacaattaaaactaaaaggattgactatgaaaaaaacaataaaaataaggactCGAGTGCATCTCTCCGtgtaggagagagaaatgaagagaaaaaaaaagaaagggcatCCGATGATAAACCGATCACCTTTAGATGACACGTGTCGGTCATAAAGGAAAAGGATACAATGAAGAACAAAGTGAGATGATGGAAGAAAATTTTCAACCACTAGGAGGTGCTGCGCGCGCCGCCCAAAGTGCGAGACGCCTCCCTCATACTGGCATGTGCGCGCACCATATGCCAacaaatttttgaataaaaataatattaattaaatattaaattatttcatcaCCCTTAACCGAcacaataattacaaaaaaaaatcctaagaaAAAGATGTCAACACCCCTGTATactaaactttgttttttactcTAAGGACAATTGTGTAATTATATtgtacaattaaaaagaaaaataccaaaacacctTTGTCCAtcaatgttagttttttttaattaatctaggggtattttagttattttactgtaTTAAAAGATGAATCGATGAAAACACCCCCAAACAAATCAGTTATGACAAATGAACTgtgtaaaaaaaccaaaacacccTTAAATCAAATACAATCAATTTTTTCAGCCTAGGCCATAGATGTTATACTAGTGAATAGTGAAGTGTGTCTACGGCTACATGAATTTCACCTTTCTTTTTAGTACATTTGTTATTATTGTGATGacgatagtaataataatcaaaatgacCTTGAAATAAAGTGTTTTAGTATATTAGTTAGTTTTCTCTTCAATTGAATCCTAACAACAaaaagttttgttcttttttcttataatttttttttctgtcttttatccttttgaataagtgttattctttttttatttagtactttaatttcaatttttcatgtattcattttttttattaggtccttattctttggatatctttttttttttcttaatccctttataattgatttttgatctcatccttcaatttaGGTTTAtggtatgttatttttttttcaatttcttcctcattcttttattatttttcttttttgcttgagttatttttcttttaaatttaatccttcaattgaaaaaatttatttgccctctaatttatttttattttgattttcatccttattattttaattaccattTTTTATCTGAGATATTTTTGTATAGTTAATCCCCCGTTAAGTTCTTCCATGTTTGTTGATCcaatcctttttttatcttttttttattcaatttcgtgcttacattgatttttttgatttttttaattaacatctttatcttttcatttactgtctaattaaaataaaattaactcttTAATCTTAGTTGGTTAGTTGGTGTTAAAACtcaaattgttaatttttttttaaaaaaatatatttacatcaTCTGGACatcattttacttgaaaaaaatagagacccGTTGCATAGCGCAGGCTATGCCTAGTATTAGATTTATTATCCTTGTATCTCCTATCTATCATATAAACAGAGTcatttcaatttgattggataaatatatatatatatatatatatatatatatatatatatatatatatatttcttattattatgttatgttTACGCTTGCTATTGattcttcattttaattttatatcaagttttactaatttgggtttattttattcctttttaacATGATGCCTGCGTCAATTGTTTGGATTCCATTCTCCCCTGCACTGAAtactcgagaaaaaaaaaagattttcagtTAAAGATGTCGTAGATTTGATGATTTCAactggttttatttatttttattttttaaaattttattatttaatattaaatttattaaaaatcatctaaattatttttagattcgtTAAATCTGTTATTAAAATAGttatatatgaaatatattaaaatataaattaattgtataattaataacataattatattatataaaaattaattatataattatattaaaattaatttaatataaaatatattaaaatataattaactcttctaaataattttttaacacacTCATATaacacaataattaaaaaaataattttatcaatttaaatatttaaaataacatctaTCTCAAGGGAGATGCTTATTCTCACTCTCGTAAGTCTTAAATtttattccttctttctttcaccGTCCCGATATTCTTCTTCTACCTTATTCTCCCCGATGacttcttaaatttatatttctgcCTCGTTAATCTTAAATATCTTTCACAAGCAGACCCTTCTgtcctctcctctccttttcACCTCAGGCACGTTTCCCTTACATATCATATACACAGAAACGAAAATATAATTCCATTTTgacattgctttttttttttttttcctgattgcAGAGAGGAAAAGGGCTCTGCTTTGCAGATCTAATTCAACTTCTACGATCTGTTCATCAACTGATGCTCTGAAAGAATCTCCATTATACTATCTCCCACTTAGCTATAAAGAAGATGGGAATTTTGTTTTCCAAAATGTTCTCTTCAGTATTTGGCAACAAAGAGGCTCGGATCCTTGTTCTTGGTCTTGATAATGCTGGCAAAACTACAATCCTCTGTATGTTGTTCTCTTTTCTGATTCTAAGTGATacccttttgtttgttttttttcttagtgaTTTTGAGTGATGggtatttattgaattttgataattttttgtgtgttctgattttggtttttgatgcAGATCGGCTTCAGATGGGCGAAGTTGTATCCACCATTCCAAGTTAGTGTCTTTTCGTAGTTATTTTTATCGGAATttgatgtttgtttgtttggctACTGAGAGTATGGATCCAAAATTGACATTATTGAATCTGGATATCTGATGAGATGcgatttgttgtttttggtttgCATAAGATTCCAATTGCATTGCCTTTTTCAGTTCCATCGAGTGTTTTTCCTCCATTGGATCAGTTAATGAATGACCCTTGATATGGGAATtgcatttttagttttaaatttctgTCATTGTTTCGCTGTAATGGGGTCGAGTAATTTGTTACTCTGTCTAGAATTCATAACTGAAGCGTTTGTTTTCCTAATGCAGCAATTGGATTTAATGTGGAAACAGTTCAGTACAACAATATCAAATTTCAAGTATGGGATCTTGGTAAGCCTATTAATTTCGCTTGATCTGTAAACCAGCATTACTTTTTATGTTCATTGCAATCATAGCCTGTATACTGATTGGAATATGTGAACCTTTGCTGATTACTGATTGCTCAGTGTTAGATAAATTTGAAGTTTATTATAGCTTTTGCTCTTTCTATTACCAACAAATGAAAGTAGATTATAGGCTTGCtgtgttttatataaaatttatttgtttgttttttggttgaTGAGACAATGGAACTTTTACTGTATACATGCCAGTGTCTCATTATCATTTGAGTCGGATATTTTACTGACATACCCCATCTTTCACCAGTTATATGAGAAGGGTCAATTGTTCCCACACCATCTAATTATTGTTTTCCATCAGCCAGTTCATTATTCCCcacatttgttatttttccacTGGTTATTCAAAAGCAAATGTGGAGTTACACATTAATCTGTTTTCTAAGTCTTGCATGTTCAAAACTTTCATGTTAATTTCTTGCCCTAATGACATTTATAATGTTTATGATACAGGTGGGCAGACAAGCATCAGGTAACTTCTTgccttttccttctcctttttcaCACAAATAAATCTGCTTTATTTTTGCAGGGAACTATAACATGAGTTGCATTTTGATATACACTATTCAGTTTTGTTTAATGACTAGCAATTTTGGAATCATAAGCTTATGATACTTGATGTGATTCATTATATTCTTTATAGAACTTGCAACTGGTTATggactcaatttttttccccCACAAATAATAACCAAAAAGTTATAATGAATTATAGCTTCATTAAAATATTctctcaaatttgtttttgttactaTAAAAATTTATGTCATCACAGTATGTACAAACCACTGGTATTTTTCTAATACCATTCAAACAGTTGATTTTTTCTACTCCAATAGCTTAGGCACTTTCTCAAGAGGAAAATTTGAGTGATGGCTAGTTGTGCATAATTCCATGTGTAAAAGATTGAGAGTGATATTGTAAcgtaattttatgattattgattattatttctGCCATGTTTTCCACACAAGTTGTacataatttcttttgattgattgtGAGATAATAGGTTGTTTGATGAATTTCACAAGCTCACTGGCTGCTTATGTTTGCAACAGACCATATTGGAGATGTTATTTTCCCAACACACAGGCCATTATTTATGTTGTCGATTCAAGTGACGTTGATAGGCTCGTGATAGCTAAAGATGAGTTTCATGCAATCCTGGAGGTACTGTTATCCCCATTTTATGTTCACATTAGTAGTTGACAAAGTTGGTGTTATTGGTACCCCCTATTATCAAACCCATGGCCATTGGTGAGGCTATGTGAAAGCTAGGGGTGTTAGCTGACGCCCCTGATTTCAAAAAAAGTTTCAAGAGATTTAGGCAAATAGCATAGCAATCTAAGATTTTCGGGGGGATATTACTCACTTGACCCtctttaaattttgtaaaaaactaaaccatataagattgttttaataattttgtatctAAAGTCAAACAAGACCATTAAAATTATTCACTAAATGTATGAGCATTTTCCTTAGTTTCCTTTACTAACAAGTATTAAAATTGCATTAAAAAGAAGTTGATTTCtgtaattttcaattcaaactaaataattttcctctaaaaaaataataaattagaatttCAATGCCCAAACAGATTCACATCTTTCATTTAAAGAAGGTAAATATGGTTTCTTATGctatttgaaaaggaaaaaaaatttccttttcttaatttaaaaagtttcCTGTCTTATATTTTTTGGTGGTTTGCAAAATTGTTAAATTATAGTGGAACAAGCTATGAACGAATTAAAAGactttctaatttttctctTCTAGGAGCTAAAAGTTTCCGTGTTCTTAATCTCTATTAGCGGTCCAAGGTCTAATTctagtgataatttttttaatattttttctatttatttaagattaaataaatattactattaatttttttgttaataaataaactgtattttaatttgatgttgattttgaaCTTGAATAATTCTAttgttactattatttatttcaagtgTCATATCATAGTAATTTTTCAACGTATGATGGTTATCAAGTGACctagctggaaaaaaaatctagcttCGCTGCTGTCCATGGCATTCATGATGTAAAAGATTGTGAAGCCTTAGTGGACCAAAAAGGGCCTGGCCTAAAGTGATAAATAATGATATGTTATCACagtagcttttaaaaaaatcggcCTGCTTTGAATTTAAATGTGGAAGCATATTCATGTAGCTGCCCTTAACTAGTTTAGCATCATGGTGTACTTGAGATGCCTTTAGGGTTATAAAGACTGAAGCGGTGtgaatttgaaatcttttttactCAGTTTTATGATTTCTTCTATGGGCTAGGCTGGGGtggtttgattttcttttttttcttttttattatttttctagacaTTTCTATATCACTGGGATTGAATGTATAAGATTGCAGGAGGCCTACATCCAAAGAAgttcgtaatttatttttttcagaataaaAAGGAGACTCTGAAACAATTGGCTTTCAATCTATAACGTGGAAAAATCATAATGGAAAAAGACTTGTGATCTTGATTTTGCATACACTTTTCCTTACGGGGACCAAAATTTCTCTAACCTATTTTCTATCTTCTAACTAGAAGCTCTGGGATtccatcacttttttttttttttttttatgaaaagaaaattccaCACTATGTGGATCCTTAGTGTTCTTGCATATGTGCGTGTATATGAAACCCCTTTAtgtttctggaaaaaaaaaaaactgagccacGAGTCCTTTTTCATTGCCACTCAACTTATAGTGCCAAGCTTACATATTTGATTGTTTTGGCAGGAGGAAGAGTTAAGAGGTGCTATTGTTCTTATTTTTGCGAACAAGCAGGTTACTGTTGTTGCCtagttatttctttttttaacatacaCATGGAAGAAAACAAGCTTGAAATCTAATCATACATGCAAACTCGAATGAAAAAGCTTCATTGGATGTGAAAACAATAGAATCTATTATCTTTCTTTGATGTGGTCTTGGAGTGATGCTCTCTTCATAGGCTTCATATATCTACGTGCATTtcacatttaaatatttatatcagATTGGAATTTGGATCTCccactgtttttatttttgtcattcattTGGTTATATAGGATCTTCCTGGTGCACTTGATGATGCGGCAGTGACTGAGGCTTTGGAGTTGCACAAGATCAAGAATCGACAATGGGCAATTTTTAAAACGTCTGCCATTAAAGGAGAAGGTCTTTTTGAAGGTTTGGACTGGTAAGTTAAGTTTACAATGAAGTGGAATGAGTTTCTAGCAACAGTTTTGAACTTCTGAATAGTTATCCCATACATCTCTTGTACTTCCTTGGGAAACCATTCCCTACTCACCTTACTTTCAGAAAACCAGTCTCTAAAATCTATGGTACCCCATACCAAGGTAGGCTTTctcaaaataaatgattttaagcTTCACCACTTAAGAGCCCAGATTCCACTTTACCAAATGGAACTCTTATCCTCTGAACACCCCATAGGAACCTACTTGAGGGCAAATATTTTGTTGGAGCATTGAAAGCAATAGAAGTCTTCTATTTAATCTTCATGTTCAATGCTCAAATAGAATTCTTCAATGGGAAATCTATATCCATCACCGTCTAGCAAATtgtttcaaaaaagaaaatcacttaCTAGCAAAACAATACCTTGGAGACTCAAAGCTCCAGCAACAAATGTGAGAAGGAAAGAGCAacgataatttttataattatccatATGCCTCAGCAGGAATTTTGGttatataaaatttacaaaCTGATGTTGTACCTGGTTCTATACATGAAGATATTAAATTCTGGCTTCACAGCATCCTTTTCttctgttattttatttttttctaaaaacctaATGCAGAGTCACATGTTATTGCAGGTTGAGTAATACACTGAAGTCTGGGGGTGGCTAACTCTTTTGGAGAAAAATGGGAAGCTTGTGATTGTTTCTCTGAGCCAGAATTTATAAAGATGACCATGGTTAGTTGGTATGGCTGGTAATAGAAATTCATTCGTGGTCGCGTTGATGTCATTTGACCTTCACTGATTTTTCTAACTGATATACTTGTAAAATTTTTGTCAAAGAAGAACCACTTAGCTCTTTTGTTGTTATGTTACTTTCCATTTCTTTGCCATTGTTCGCTTTCCCACCATGCACTGCATTGTTTGAAAATGATAGCGATgtcttgattttattaattctatATTCTATACTAGTCACTCTTCCAAACCCTTCTTGTTGTCAGCTTCTTGTGGCCTCTCTTGTAACTGGAACGAACTTTCTAGGTTCAAGTTTCACAGTGCCATGACTTTGTCCTGTTGTAATTTATCTTTGCGGGTAGATAATTGGTCAGTCGTGgaactatcaaaataattatgatttaactataacaaataaaataaatttttagtatAATCATGAAAACTAGGTCGAAcccaatgaaattttttttttaatcttcttacAGTATactgaaatgagaaaaaaaattggagatttgaatgaaaaattcaagaaacaataattttgaaaataataaattgatatgtcgTTATATCAGTTTAAGGTTCCACACATTCATCACTATAAATCTGTTGATTAacgaagtaaaataaatattctttcacatcaaacaaataaatttaatgttttttaaagccGAGAGAAATCGATGAAATTACAAGTATATTAATTTGAGAAGGCTTTGtaatcaatttcttaccatCAAGCGAATGTAATATTTAAAGCAATTTTCATTCACTTAGTAGTAGTCTTAGGAATAAAATCTGTGCAGTTATTCTAAGCAAACGATCGAAAgcttgataattttaattaagtttatttttttctaataaaaaaatatacgagttgtagcaatcaaattaattcttttgcttctAACTCTAGTCCCTGACAACAATTACggattgaaagaaactagaaaacttACATGtcatctcaaaacaattcaatagatTCAATAGGCTTGAATAACAATCATCAACCTAATtctgaataagaaaaaaaaatacttgaatttgaaaaaattacaatgataaCGTTGTTTCTCACAACGTGCTAATGAAGATGGTGTGCATACCTCTTGAACTGAATTTAGGGGTTTAGTTCATaattgttgaaaaattgacaaaagcagaCACGAAAGGAATGATTGTCAAACCCTATTTCAGCTGTgttctgctctttttttcttccccttctgCTATTGAAATCTTCAAGATTCTTAGGCTAATTAGGAGTCTTCATGATGCTAAATTCGTTCTTTCTTTATCTAgtttttaaggttgaataaatctctcagaatttatattgaaaactGATTTTGCTACTGTCACAATTCTGTTGTAATACAAACTCTGTTGTAATTTAGACTTTGATTCTAACTTGATTTCTTGCACTATCCGACCATCCCAGCTATATTCTTTCATTCATGACATGTTAAAGAATTGATTTGTACATTATCGGGTCCTAAGGTCCACTGTTCTTATGTCAGACTCTCAGCTGTATTGGGATGCTCAGCATTGTTAGTTTCTAAATTAGATCAGGAGACCCATTTCAACTAACCAGATTGCATCCAGATTTTGTCATTCAAGATGATTTTATCCGACTTTGAGTCCTTCATGCAAGTTGTAGTCCTGGatgtgtagatgaatttggatttttgaatcgactgatttcgatatcagaaactcaagatattctcgtttgaatatctagtgtgaaagcagAGAATCCTACTGCGAGAAGGATTCTGGTTCGAGTTTATAGGTCTGATTCGAGGTCCAAATGAGATCAGAATTTTGCCCATAATACCTTCCTGTAAAGCTTGACATGTGTACTTCAACTTAGATTAAGACCATATTCTCATTCTGGAACTCTaacttggcaaaaaaaaaaaaaaaaaaactatcataaaaaGCTATGTGCAAAACGCAAAATGcataatttcttatcttttagcGATTAATTCACGAAGTCTTCTGCATgttaaactcataaaaataacttttaataaactcaaataaGTTTGAAATGCCTTAAAaagtatagtataaaaaaataaaaatatatgtatatgtatattttgcacTTATCAATAGTCCCTAATATAACACCTAGTGCCAAAATATGACTTGTTAGCACCTAGTAGTTCTTGGCTCCAAGTAGTTTTGCTGCACCCTTTAATGTTGGTTTTTATTTGTGATGCGGGTCATAATGGATGCTACAAGGAGGCTGTGCAGTTTCAGTGATTAGTATCCTTTTAGTAACAGGATGTGACTGAATTCTTTGGGCTCAGGTGTTGGAAACATGCAAGTTGATGTGAAAGTTATTCTTGGATAATACCAAGTCATTGGCTAATGCTGTTTCGTGAAGTGCCATTGTAGACAATGAAGCTCATTTCAAGTTTTGCTTCACATTGTGATTGGCAAAAGACATCGAGTCATTCGATTGCCCTTGCCTTTGTGCCAGTTGGGCATGTAATGGGCTGATCTTTGACCTAACTACTGAAAAAACTAACATGGAGAAACATCACTTGAATTTAAAGCTATATAAGAATTAGTACATAtacttttaatttcaatttagacCTCCATATTGAAAAGGTAAAGTGAAATTGAGAATACTAAGATTAattctaaaatgattttaaattttgaaaaagtttgATCGGTTAaacttaacaaataaatatagcATTCAAACAGGAACATGGTAAATCCTGTGAGATATAAAACCCATTTGAATATACATCTGAACACTCATTCTTAAAATGGGTAATTCTGTGagatgtaaatttttttttgaaaaatagatatcataagaaatatatcaatttaaatttgggagaaaaatgtattttttaaccaaaaatctattttcttatttatgtgtgttttttttgttataacaaaaatatgacattttttattaccaacatgatttttttttaatagaaacaaagtataataaaatataaatgcttATAAAGTCTTCCAATGATTTGAATTAAGGAGAAAAAAGTATCTCTTTATCAAAACTCCATTACATTATCCatgcatttcttttctattttgatttatttttttttatcaaaagcattgttttttacataaaaatacatcataatcttaaaagcaagctttaattaaaaaaaatcatgactagataattttaaagtgattgtatgaaataataaaagaataaataatctcttatttgttaataaaatcTATGATCCTAATTGATGCGAGCTCCAAAACCGAAAgcgaaaataaatgaaaaaagggGTTGTAAACCGAGCCCAATAAAGCTAAGAAATCAGTTGCAAACTAAGCccaatatcaaacaaaaaaggcTCAAATCCGAACCCAATTGATGGAGATAATGGGCTCAAAACGAGCCCAAATCTAGCTAAATATGGTTCCAAACTTGAGTCCACAGATCCTCTCATTTTCGTGtttcaaaaaattctcaattttgtTGACACGTCACTCTTCACCATCATGGAATATGCCAAACAGTGCAACCAGCTCCCCGTCTTTTATGATAGGTATGAGATTAATCTCggttacaatttaaaatatcttttattttaaaatattttaaaataatatatttttattttaaaaaaaattaattttgagatcagtatattaaaataatttaaaaatataaaaatttaatttttaataaaaaaaattaaaattaaaaaaaaaacggttTGAACAGTATTTCTAAACTCGCAATTTCAAATTAACAGGAAAAACACCTACCTAAATGTGTCGTTTGGCAGGTTGGTTGTCCGATCCATGCAAGGTCATGTGATTCATACTCGCAACTATACTAAGTAGAAAATTCTCCTCTACTTTATCTTTCTCTTTAAtacattaaatttcttttacatCTTTATTAACTTAGACATTGAAGAATCCTTTCTCCTATATAGGAGACTGCTAACCACCAGCCAAgcccttcaagatttttttttaaacctattaAACAGCcgtggaatatatatatatatatatatatatatatatatatatatatatatatatatatatgttgtataATGTGaattctattaatatttttagaatcgTAGTGGTGaatctaatgaaaaaaaaaatgacaaggcTGGCAGACAATAGTTTGATAGTGGAAGTGAATTAGTAAATCACTAGTCAATTCAATTtgaatagtttattttatgttatatagAATTTTACTAGTTATATGGTCGTGATTCCCATATCAGATCAAATAaacttaatgaaaaaaaaaaaacacaattcttGTCAAtgtgtttttgacaaaaaaaaaaaaattatgattgtaaatttaaaatttaaaatatatatttaataaaattatccgAGATTTCGATGCACCAATAAATATCAACATTACccttgcaaatttatttatttttgcaacggtaagcaaaacaaattgcatttttttttttgttattctatttcattcatttgataaaatcaaaagcaattaacacaaaacttaaaaaaaaatcttggacgctttaaaataaagataaaaaggtATATGtgtaatta includes:
- the LOC7488995 gene encoding ADP-ribosylation factor 1 isoform X2 — encoded protein: MGILFSKMFSSVFGNKEARILVLGLDNAGKTTILYRLQMGEVVSTIPTIGFNVETVQYNNIKFQVWDLGGQTSIRPYWRCYFPNTQAIIYVVDSSDVDRLVIAKDEFHAILEDLPGALDDAAVTEALELHKIKNRQWAIFKTSAIKGEGLFEGLDWLSNTLKSGGG
- the LOC7488995 gene encoding ADP-ribosylation factor 1 isoform X1, with amino-acid sequence MGILFSKMFSSVFGNKEARILVLGLDNAGKTTILYRLQMGEVVSTIPTIGFNVETVQYNNIKFQVWDLGGQTSIRPYWRCYFPNTQAIIYVVDSSDVDRLVIAKDEFHAILEEEELRGAIVLIFANKQDLPGALDDAAVTEALELHKIKNRQWAIFKTSAIKGEGLFEGLDWLSNTLKSGGG